A stretch of Henckelia pumila isolate YLH828 chromosome 4, ASM3356847v2, whole genome shotgun sequence DNA encodes these proteins:
- the LOC140867496 gene encoding phospholipase A(1) DAD1, chloroplastic, with product MEPPKVSKRWMEYQGIKNWEGLLDPLDDNLRREIIRYGNFIQATYQSYNFDISSPFYATCRYPKRELLNESGFCETGYRVCRNLTANSGIRLPRWMPTWMAMQSSWIGYVAVCQNKKEIARLGRRDVVIALRGTVTCLEWLENLRATLTPLSGAAADHSGDPDDSEVPMVESGFLSLYTSAFENRPSLQTQLKQEISRILEKYGNEPLSFTITGHSLGAALATVAAYDIKNTFGNSPLVTVISFAGPRVGNWSFRCELENQGTKILRIVNSDDLITKVPGFVIENNEQNRFSDNFPANSTAAGLGGWVQKLVEDMQWVYADVGCELRLSSRDSPYLSGFNNIATCHDLKTYLHLVDGFVGSNCPFRATARKIINKNLGTG from the coding sequence ATGGAACCACCCAAGGTGAGCAAGAGGTGGATGGAGTACCAAGGGATCAAGAACTGGGAAGGCCTACTCGACCCCCTCGACGACAACTTGCGACGCGAGATCATTCGCTACGGTAACTTCATCCAGGCCACTTACCAGTCCTACAATTTCGACATCTCGTCTCCCTTTTACGCCACTTGTCGTTACCCCAAAAGGGAGCTGCTCAACGAGTCGGGCTTTTGTGAGACGGGTTACAGAGTTTGCAGGAATCTGACCGCAAACTCTGGGATACGATTGCCCCGATGGATGCCCACGTGGATGGCCATGCAATCCAGCTGGATCGGTTACGTGGCCGTTTGCCAGAACAAGAAAGAGATTGCCAGGCTCGGGAGACGGGACGTGGTCATTGCTTTGCGTGGCACCGTCACTTGTCTCGAGTGGCTGGAGAATCTGAGGGCAACCTTAACTCCGCTGTCCGGAGCCGCCGCCGATCATTCCGGCGATCCCGATgattcggaagttccgatggtGGAGAGTGGATTCTTGAGTTTATACACCTCCGCGTTTGAAAACCGGCCAAGTTTGCAGACTCAACTGAAACAGGAGATATCAAGAATCCTGGAAAAGTACGGGAACGAGCCATTGAGCTTCACCATCACCGGCCACTCACTAGGGGCGGCGCTGGCTACTGTCGCCGCCTACGACATCAAGAACACGTTCGGAAACTCTCCCCTCGTCACCGTGATCTCCTTCGCGGGTCCCAGAGTCGGGAACTGGAGCTTCAGGTGCGAGCTGGAGAACCAAGGCACCAAAATCTTGCGCATTGTCAACTCCGACGATCTCATCACCAAAGTCCCCGGATTCGTCATCGAAAACAACGAACAGAATCGGTTTTCGGACAACTTCCCGGCCAACAGCACCGCCGCTGGTCTCGGCGGATGGGTTCAGAAGCTGGTGGAGGATATGCAATGGGTCTACGCCGATGTTGGCTGCGAGCTGCGGCTGAGCAGCCGCGACTCGCCGTACTTGAGTGGCTTCAACAACATTGCCACGTGTCACGATCTCAAGACGTATCTTCATCTCGTCGACGGATTTGTGGGTTCCAATTGTCCCTTCCGAGCCACCGcaagaaaaataattaacaaAAACCTTGGCACCggataa